The Brachyhypopomus gauderio isolate BG-103 chromosome 17, BGAUD_0.2, whole genome shotgun sequence genome includes a window with the following:
- the soul3 gene encoding heme-binding protein soul3 — MNMERGGCSLSGGGERQGGERRDTAAQSGMITLEELESFSEEQLSDSGNGSLEDGEMVGDGEQDRLLHYWQDIARGHRVEVPRDMAEPIQQLTTNNNGSQNRESVPFTLISRKEKCEDVLYEKRHYGKAHWACIAIKEETYEQSTCYGFMKIMRYICQQNSLGSYLGMTVPIVTVVRTDETTLSRAVTLAYYLPSQHQAQPPQPYDTEIVIEQWPATTVYTRAFAGAPNETTILNEISILAELLDSPELYVTDSFIVASYTNPAAANRENEIWFLERP; from the exons ATGAACATGGAGCGCGGGGGCTGTAGTTTAAGTGGCGGGGGTGAGCGGCAGGGCGGCGAGAGACGGGACACTGCAGCCCAGTCTGGGATGATCACCCTGGAGGAACTGGAGTCCTTCTCGGAAGAGCAGCTCTCAGACTCGGGCAACGGTAGTCTAGAGGATGGAGAGATGGTGGGGGATGGAGAACAGGACAGACTTCTCCACTACTGGCAGGACATCGCAAGAGGACATCGAGTGGAAGTGCCAAGag ACATGGCAGAACCTATTCAGCAGCTAACAACCAATAACAATGGCAGCCAGAACCGGGAGAGTGTTCCCTTTACTCTGATCTCCCGTAAAGAAAAG TGTGAGGACGTGCTGTATGAGAAGCGCCACTATGGGAAGGCACACTGGGCCTGCATCGCCATCAAGGAGGAGACGTACGAGCAGAGTACCTGCTATGGCTTCATGAAGATCATGAGATACATCTGCCAGCAGAACTCACTAG GCAGTTACCTGGGGATGACTGTACCCATTGTGACGGTGGTCCGCACAGATGAGACTACACTGTCTAGAGCGGTCACACTAGCTTACTACCTGCCCTCACAACACCAAGCCCAGCCACCACAGCCCTATGACACAGAGATAGTCATCGAGCAGTGGCCGGCCACTACAGTCTACACTAG AGCCTTCGCAGGTGCCCCAAACGAGACAACCATCTTAAATGAGATCAGCATTCTGGCAGAGTTGCTGGATTCTCCAGAGCTCTACGTCACTGACTCCTTCATCGTGGCTAGCTACACAAACCCTGCAGCTGCCAATCGAGAGAATGAGATCTGGTTCTTGGAAAGGCCCTGA